A part of Cannabis sativa cultivar Pink pepper isolate KNU-18-1 chromosome 6, ASM2916894v1, whole genome shotgun sequence genomic DNA contains:
- the LOC115695775 gene encoding diacylglycerol kinase 1 isoform X2 codes for MKFLFQCCSWEVVMTHLRADNNVLKDYYIPDYILVPGSVIGDSRHVPCCPVVVFINTKSGGQLGGELLRTYQKLLNKNQVFDLGEKAPDKVLHQLYVTLDELKGSGDNFAAEIEKRLKIIVAGGDGTASWLLGVVSDLKLPHPPPIATVPLGTGNNLPFSFGWGKKNPGTSQESVESFLQKVKTAREMKIDSWHIIMRMKAPKEGSCDPIAPLELPHSLHAFNRVSKTDEMNMEGYHTYRGGFWNYFSMGMDAQVSYAFHSERKLHPEKFKNQLINQSTYLKLGCTQGWFCASLIHPASRNIAQLTKVMIMKKPGQWEELSIPSCIRSVVCLNLPSFSGGLNPWGKPKGNNLHDRDLTPPYVDDGLLEIVGFRNAWHGLVLLAPNGHGTRLAQASGVRFEFHKAAASHTFMRIDGEPWKQPLPVDDDKVVVEISHFGQVSMLAAASCRSKSVHDPSSALYCMNDEDDSNEEENTEGSEERRKFGAADTFKLPDDVDIAQLS; via the exons ATGAAGTTTCTCTTTCAG TGCTGCAGTTGGGAGGTGGTCATGACTCATTTAAGAGCTGATAATAATGTGCTTAAGGACTATTATATTCCAGATTACATTCTTGTGCCGGGATCGGTCATTGGAGATTCTAGACATGTTCCTTGTTGCCCAGTCGTTGTGTTCATAAATACCAAAAGTGGTGGTCAGCTAGGAGGGGAACTCCTTCGTACATATCAAAAACTTCTTAACAAAAATCAg GTTTTTGACTTGGGAGAAAAGGCACCTGATAAGGTGTTACACCAGCTATATGTTACTTTGGATGAACTCAAGGGTAGTGGAGATAATTTTGCAGCTGAAATTGAGAAGAGATTAAAGATAATT GTTGCAGGTGGAGATGGTACAGCCAGTTGGCTCCTTGGAGTGGTTTCTGATCTTAAACTTCCTCATCCACCTCCAATTGCTACAGTTCCACTAGGAACTGGAAATAACCTTCCCTTTTCGTTTGGTTGG GGAAAGAAAAATCCTGGAACAAGCCAAGAATCCGTGGAATCTTTCTTGCAGAAAGTAAAGACAGCGAGGGAAATGAAAATTGACAg CTGGCACATTATCATGAGAATGAAGGCTCCAAAGGAAGGAAGTTGTGATCCTATAGCACCTCTTGAACTACCCCACTCTTTGCATGCTTTTAATCGAGTCTCCAAAACAGATGAAATGAATATG GAAGGCTACCACACTTACCGTGGAGGATTCTGGAACTATTTCAGTATGG GAATGGATGCTCAAGTATCTTATGCATTTCACTCCGAAAGAAAGTTGCATCCAGAAAAgtttaaaaatcaattaattaatcag AGTACTTACTTGAAGCTTGGTTGCACCCAAGGATGGTTTTGTGCTTCGTTGATTCATCCCGCTTCAAG GAATATAGCACAGCTCACAAAGGTCATGATCATGAAAAAACCAGGTCAATGGGAAGAACTCAGCATACCTAGCTG TATCAGGTCTGTTGTTTGCCTCAACTTGCCCAGTTTCTCTGGTGGACTCAATCCATGGGGAAAACCGAAGGGAAACAATCTGCATGAT AGAGACTTGACACCTCCATACGTAGACGATGGCCTTCTTGAGATAGTTGGTTTTAGAAATGCTTGGCATGGCCTGGTTTTGCTAGCTCCTAATGGACATGGCACTCGTCTTGCACAG GCAAGTGGAGTCCGTTTCGAGTTTCATAAGGCAGCAGCCAGCCATACATTCATGAGAATAGACGGCGAGCCATGGAAACAACCTCTTCCAGTTGACGATGACAAAGTTGTTGTGGAAATCTCTCACTTTGGTCAAGTGAGTATGCTTGCAGCAGCATCCTGTCGATCCAAAAGTGTCCATGATCCATCATCAGCATTATATTGTATGAATGATGAAGATGATAGtaatgaagaagaaaatacaGAAGGTTCAGAAGAGCGAAGGAAATTCGGTGCAGCAGACACCTTTAAATTACCGGACGATGTTGACATTGCTCAACTCAGTTAA
- the LOC115694818 gene encoding uncharacterized protein LOC115694818 — MGSATRSAWVVAASIGAVVEALKDQLGVCRWNFVIRSFHSQAKTNIRSFSQANKLSPHSSLALSQFLSTKSDDTLKQSEDSMRKVMYFNCWG; from the coding sequence ATGGGTTCAGCTACTAGATCAGCTTGGGTTGTGGCAGCAAGTATTGGAGCAGTAGTTGAGGCATTGAAAGACCAATTGGGAGTTTGTAGATGGAACTTTGTTATAAGATCATTCCATAGCCAGGCGAAGACCAATATAAGATCATTCTCTCAGGCCAACAAACTCTCTCCTCACTCTTCTCTTGCTCTCTCCCAATTCTTAAGTACTAAATCAGATGACACTTTGAAACAGTCTGAAGATTCCATGCGAAAAGTCATGTACTTCAACTGTTGGGGCTAG
- the LOC115695775 gene encoding diacylglycerol kinase 1 isoform X3, producing MTHLRADNNVLKDYYIPDYILVPGSVIGDSRHVPCCPVVVFINTKSGGQLGGELLRTYQKLLNKNQVFDLGEKAPDKVLHQLYVTLDELKGSGDNFAAEIEKRLKIIVAGGDGTASWLLGVVSDLKLPHPPPIATVPLGTGNNLPFSFGWGKKNPGTSQESVESFLQKVKTAREMKIDSWHIIMRMKAPKEGSCDPIAPLELPHSLHAFNRVSKTDEMNMEGYHTYRGGFWNYFSMGMDAQVSYAFHSERKLHPEKFKNQLINQSTYLKLGCTQGWFCASLIHPASRNIAQLTKVMIMKKPGQWEELSIPSCIRSVVCLNLPSFSGGLNPWGKPKGNNLHDRDLTPPYVDDGLLEIVGFRNAWHGLVLLAPNGHGTRLAQASGVRFEFHKAAASHTFMRIDGEPWKQPLPVDDDKVVVEISHFGQVSMLAAASCRSKSVHDPSSALYCMNDEDDSNEEENTEGSEERRKFGAADTFKLPDDVDIAQLS from the exons ATGACTCATTTAAGAGCTGATAATAATGTGCTTAAGGACTATTATATTCCAGATTACATTCTTGTGCCGGGATCGGTCATTGGAGATTCTAGACATGTTCCTTGTTGCCCAGTCGTTGTGTTCATAAATACCAAAAGTGGTGGTCAGCTAGGAGGGGAACTCCTTCGTACATATCAAAAACTTCTTAACAAAAATCAg GTTTTTGACTTGGGAGAAAAGGCACCTGATAAGGTGTTACACCAGCTATATGTTACTTTGGATGAACTCAAGGGTAGTGGAGATAATTTTGCAGCTGAAATTGAGAAGAGATTAAAGATAATT GTTGCAGGTGGAGATGGTACAGCCAGTTGGCTCCTTGGAGTGGTTTCTGATCTTAAACTTCCTCATCCACCTCCAATTGCTACAGTTCCACTAGGAACTGGAAATAACCTTCCCTTTTCGTTTGGTTGG GGAAAGAAAAATCCTGGAACAAGCCAAGAATCCGTGGAATCTTTCTTGCAGAAAGTAAAGACAGCGAGGGAAATGAAAATTGACAg CTGGCACATTATCATGAGAATGAAGGCTCCAAAGGAAGGAAGTTGTGATCCTATAGCACCTCTTGAACTACCCCACTCTTTGCATGCTTTTAATCGAGTCTCCAAAACAGATGAAATGAATATG GAAGGCTACCACACTTACCGTGGAGGATTCTGGAACTATTTCAGTATGG GAATGGATGCTCAAGTATCTTATGCATTTCACTCCGAAAGAAAGTTGCATCCAGAAAAgtttaaaaatcaattaattaatcag AGTACTTACTTGAAGCTTGGTTGCACCCAAGGATGGTTTTGTGCTTCGTTGATTCATCCCGCTTCAAG GAATATAGCACAGCTCACAAAGGTCATGATCATGAAAAAACCAGGTCAATGGGAAGAACTCAGCATACCTAGCTG TATCAGGTCTGTTGTTTGCCTCAACTTGCCCAGTTTCTCTGGTGGACTCAATCCATGGGGAAAACCGAAGGGAAACAATCTGCATGAT AGAGACTTGACACCTCCATACGTAGACGATGGCCTTCTTGAGATAGTTGGTTTTAGAAATGCTTGGCATGGCCTGGTTTTGCTAGCTCCTAATGGACATGGCACTCGTCTTGCACAG GCAAGTGGAGTCCGTTTCGAGTTTCATAAGGCAGCAGCCAGCCATACATTCATGAGAATAGACGGCGAGCCATGGAAACAACCTCTTCCAGTTGACGATGACAAAGTTGTTGTGGAAATCTCTCACTTTGGTCAAGTGAGTATGCTTGCAGCAGCATCCTGTCGATCCAAAAGTGTCCATGATCCATCATCAGCATTATATTGTATGAATGATGAAGATGATAGtaatgaagaagaaaatacaGAAGGTTCAGAAGAGCGAAGGAAATTCGGTGCAGCAGACACCTTTAAATTACCGGACGATGTTGACATTGCTCAACTCAGTTAA
- the LOC115695775 gene encoding diacylglycerol kinase 1 isoform X1, translated as MTFLTRISVNSTTLLRDFSIGSHSVSAELRCSLHNFISKSWEVVMTHLRADNNVLKDYYIPDYILVPGSVIGDSRHVPCCPVVVFINTKSGGQLGGELLRTYQKLLNKNQVFDLGEKAPDKVLHQLYVTLDELKGSGDNFAAEIEKRLKIIVAGGDGTASWLLGVVSDLKLPHPPPIATVPLGTGNNLPFSFGWGKKNPGTSQESVESFLQKVKTAREMKIDSWHIIMRMKAPKEGSCDPIAPLELPHSLHAFNRVSKTDEMNMEGYHTYRGGFWNYFSMGMDAQVSYAFHSERKLHPEKFKNQLINQSTYLKLGCTQGWFCASLIHPASRNIAQLTKVMIMKKPGQWEELSIPSCIRSVVCLNLPSFSGGLNPWGKPKGNNLHDRDLTPPYVDDGLLEIVGFRNAWHGLVLLAPNGHGTRLAQASGVRFEFHKAAASHTFMRIDGEPWKQPLPVDDDKVVVEISHFGQVSMLAAASCRSKSVHDPSSALYCMNDEDDSNEEENTEGSEERRKFGAADTFKLPDDVDIAQLS; from the exons ATGACCTTTTTGACCAGAATTTCGGTCAATTCAACCACTCTTTTAAGAGATTTTTCAATAGGTTCTCATTCCGTATCTGCAGAACTTCGGTGTTCACTTCATAATTTTATTTCCAAGAG TTGGGAGGTGGTCATGACTCATTTAAGAGCTGATAATAATGTGCTTAAGGACTATTATATTCCAGATTACATTCTTGTGCCGGGATCGGTCATTGGAGATTCTAGACATGTTCCTTGTTGCCCAGTCGTTGTGTTCATAAATACCAAAAGTGGTGGTCAGCTAGGAGGGGAACTCCTTCGTACATATCAAAAACTTCTTAACAAAAATCAg GTTTTTGACTTGGGAGAAAAGGCACCTGATAAGGTGTTACACCAGCTATATGTTACTTTGGATGAACTCAAGGGTAGTGGAGATAATTTTGCAGCTGAAATTGAGAAGAGATTAAAGATAATT GTTGCAGGTGGAGATGGTACAGCCAGTTGGCTCCTTGGAGTGGTTTCTGATCTTAAACTTCCTCATCCACCTCCAATTGCTACAGTTCCACTAGGAACTGGAAATAACCTTCCCTTTTCGTTTGGTTGG GGAAAGAAAAATCCTGGAACAAGCCAAGAATCCGTGGAATCTTTCTTGCAGAAAGTAAAGACAGCGAGGGAAATGAAAATTGACAg CTGGCACATTATCATGAGAATGAAGGCTCCAAAGGAAGGAAGTTGTGATCCTATAGCACCTCTTGAACTACCCCACTCTTTGCATGCTTTTAATCGAGTCTCCAAAACAGATGAAATGAATATG GAAGGCTACCACACTTACCGTGGAGGATTCTGGAACTATTTCAGTATGG GAATGGATGCTCAAGTATCTTATGCATTTCACTCCGAAAGAAAGTTGCATCCAGAAAAgtttaaaaatcaattaattaatcag AGTACTTACTTGAAGCTTGGTTGCACCCAAGGATGGTTTTGTGCTTCGTTGATTCATCCCGCTTCAAG GAATATAGCACAGCTCACAAAGGTCATGATCATGAAAAAACCAGGTCAATGGGAAGAACTCAGCATACCTAGCTG TATCAGGTCTGTTGTTTGCCTCAACTTGCCCAGTTTCTCTGGTGGACTCAATCCATGGGGAAAACCGAAGGGAAACAATCTGCATGAT AGAGACTTGACACCTCCATACGTAGACGATGGCCTTCTTGAGATAGTTGGTTTTAGAAATGCTTGGCATGGCCTGGTTTTGCTAGCTCCTAATGGACATGGCACTCGTCTTGCACAG GCAAGTGGAGTCCGTTTCGAGTTTCATAAGGCAGCAGCCAGCCATACATTCATGAGAATAGACGGCGAGCCATGGAAACAACCTCTTCCAGTTGACGATGACAAAGTTGTTGTGGAAATCTCTCACTTTGGTCAAGTGAGTATGCTTGCAGCAGCATCCTGTCGATCCAAAAGTGTCCATGATCCATCATCAGCATTATATTGTATGAATGATGAAGATGATAGtaatgaagaagaaaatacaGAAGGTTCAGAAGAGCGAAGGAAATTCGGTGCAGCAGACACCTTTAAATTACCGGACGATGTTGACATTGCTCAACTCAGTTAA